Part of the Marasmius oreades isolate 03SP1 chromosome 5, whole genome shotgun sequence genome is shown below.
TTGAACGATTTCACGACTTCGAAAAGGGTATTAGATTTACCGTTGATCCCTTCAATACCGTAATCGTTAATACTTTTGGGGACTATCAGTCGACCTATGCGCAGGTGACATGCCAGATATACCTACTACAGTCTCGGCTGCGGGTCTGCCTGCCGAGCGTACACCAGAGCTTTCGGCATGGCTTCCTCCCCGAATTTCCTAGTCCAGATAATATCTTTGAAAGTTGCGTTTGGAGTGTCACTAATAAGCTCGTTCTTCATGAACATTAGGTCTGTAAGAAATCGAACGGTCCCGCGAGGCCAAGTAGTAATGAGACGCACAATCACATCCCAAGCATACAGCTTTCCACGATAATGATTCATAATCTTGTCGATATGATTCTTCAAAACGCGATCCAACTCGGTGGCCGAAAGAGAATCGTTGACCCAAGGCGGCAGTTGGTTTCCCCTAGGAGTCGTTCAAGTGGAGTCACCGAAACCcgcaagaagaaaggaaagtcGAACCACATGAAATTATGCCCTCTAACTTTCGCATGACTAAACTCAGAGAACCTCACAATCTCATCGGCAGCCGTAAAATTGAAGACGTTCGGGAAAGGTTCAATGTTTTCCCATTTCACTGTATTCAAACACTGGGGTTTAGCTTTATTACCCTATCACAAGGTAAAAGTAGTCATACTCACTCTCGTTTTCGGGAGTGAAGATCGAGAACTATGTCAACGAAGATATGAAAGTCAGATCTCCATCCATCCGTGCCATCGAATGGATCTTACCTGCGTCTCCGCCAACCGCGTGTAGTTCTGATCATGAAACAAGAATGTCGTGTTTGCCGCCGCTCCAAAAAACCGCGGTTCCGCTAGATCTCGTAAACTAATCTCCCCGCTATCTGGAGCTGAAGTTGGGGATGCTCTCCCGAATCTGAAGATGAGAGCAGTGCCGAGTAGCAACCGATACATGGTGATACGATCGGGGTGTAGGGGAGAAAGCAAGGTGAACTTCTTCGATAGGGTtatatttttatttttcaaCTCCACGACAAGAGAAGTACAGCGTGGAAGAATTGGGTGGCATTACACGGTGATATGGAATTCGGGGCCCGGAATCATGAGAACTCCTGACTTACAACTTTCAAATCTTCCGGAATTAGCTTGATCACGTTCACCCCTATTGCAATAGCGACGAACTGAATGTGGAGGATGGAGAAAAAGGATGGAAAAACCATCGACAAGCCCCTTTCACAGGCGATCACCTTCATTTGCAATCGTTCGGGGACCCTGGCCAACCCGGAGAAACCTTGCAAAATCAAAGTATGGGGCGAGACGGTGATGGCGGGAATTTGAAGAAGCTGCGTGAGTTATGATTGACAGATAAGGCTAGAAAAAATGTTACAGTGGCGCCGCTGTTGGGAATAAAAGAGTCAAAAATAGATGTTTGTCTTCGCAAGACCGACCACCGTGCTGTCGTTTGGTACAGTGAGGCTGGCCATTCGAGACAAATTTGGTGCTCCGTGGGGCGAGGGAAATCATCCCCTCACGCTATGAGTCTTGACTAGTGACTCTTGGTGTTCTCTAAAATGGACGGGACGAGAGGTGAACAGCGTCACAGCGTCATTACTTACCGACCTTCCTGAAGGTGACACTCCTAAAGTCGGGTGACCCACACGAGAGATCCCGAAGCAATGCGCTTCGGGCGAAATACAAGCAGATCGCCGAATTCTCCGTCTACACGAAGATAACTCATAAATCCCCATAAACAACCTTCCCATCAATGACCGTTGCAACAACCTTCGTCTCCATAATCCTATCCACGGGCACCCTCATTACGTCCTGCGAAAGAACCACCAAATCTGCCAACTTTCCCGGTTCGATAGACCCCAAGGTCGACTCCGTGAACGAAGCGTACGCTGGGTCGATTGTCATGCCTGGAAGGAAGGATACGTGTGAACGGTTTAGAAGCTAAAACTCAAGCCACAAGTTGTACCTCTCAAAGTTTCCTCTCGAGTTAAACATTGTTCCGGAAACCTAAACGGGGAACGGGTGAGTCAGTAAGATCAATCCTAGTATTCGAAGACCCTCAGAGGTCCCAATAACGCGTACTCACCATCCTCCCCGTCCATGAGGCGATTGTCCGCTAACCGTAGTTCTCGTAATAGCCGCGTAAAACGTCTTGAACGGGTTCATTTCTTCAACTGGAAAATCGGTACCGAGAGCGATTCTGGTCCCGGAATTGAGGATGGATCTGAATGCGTAGAGCTGATGAACTCTGGAGGGACCCTACAATCAATTCAAGACGATTCGAGGTTAATCTCGAGCA
Proteins encoded:
- a CDS encoding uncharacterized protein (CAZy:GH10), which produces MYRLLLGTALIFRFGRASPTSAPDSGEISLRDLAEPRFFGAAANTTFLFHDQNYTRLAETQFSIFTPENEMKWENIEPFPNVFNFTAADEIVRFSEFSHAKVRGHNFMWGNQLPPWVNDSLSATELDRVLKNHIDKIMNHYRGKLYAWDVINELISDTPNATFKDIIWTRKFGEEAMPKALVYARQADPQPRLYINDYGIEGINGKSNTLFEVVKSFKEDGILLDGIGFQCHLTLGQVPPDLQENLQRFADLDLDVAITELDINLRGPANDTALAQQAKDYEEIVNACVAVKRCVSVTVWGVSDDHSWIPHGEVLPWDGEKRPKPAFFAIAEAFGESTSSG